One region of Candidatus Electrothrix rattekaaiensis genomic DNA includes:
- a CDS encoding replication-associated recombination protein A, producing the protein MRPVSLDDFFGQEHLVGRGRLLHELISNGKIPSLLLWGPPGSGKTTLASILAHSIQADFIFFSAVLSGVKEIRKIVQEKEEKKEKEDTPTILFVDEIHRFNKSQQDALLPHVESGLLTLIGATTENPSFEVIAPLLSRCQMLLLQPLTVEDIISILQRALLDKTTGLGDYNIEMEREVAEMIAQAADGDCRRALNYLETAAILIVKQESDTRLAITRQTILEVVQGQTLRYDRAGEEHYNLISALHKSLRDSDPDGACYWLGRMLVSGEDPLYIARRLIRFASEDVGVSDPRALDVAISCRRAYDMLGSPEGELALYQAAVYLATAPKSNALYLTEKKIKEEIRRSGALPVPLHIRNAPTGLMKKIGYGKGYQYAHDAEDGLVAQEHLPDKLAGKRFYQPTERGFEAVIHDRLSKWRKILQQRAQQQRKKTKKPG; encoded by the coding sequence ATGCGTCCGGTTTCACTGGATGATTTTTTCGGCCAGGAACACCTTGTCGGTCGAGGAAGATTACTCCATGAGTTAATAAGTAACGGCAAGATTCCCTCATTGCTTCTCTGGGGTCCGCCGGGCTCTGGAAAAACCACCTTGGCCTCTATTTTAGCTCATAGTATCCAGGCTGATTTTATATTCTTCTCCGCCGTGTTATCTGGGGTGAAAGAAATCAGGAAAATTGTTCAGGAGAAGGAAGAAAAAAAGGAGAAAGAAGATACGCCAACCATTCTCTTTGTTGATGAAATTCATCGATTTAACAAGAGTCAGCAGGACGCCTTATTACCCCATGTGGAAAGCGGTCTCCTCACCTTGATCGGCGCAACAACAGAAAACCCATCCTTTGAGGTTATCGCGCCTTTGCTTTCTCGCTGCCAGATGCTGCTCTTACAACCACTTACCGTTGAAGACATCATAAGCATTCTTCAACGGGCCTTGCTGGACAAAACCACCGGATTAGGCGATTATAACATTGAAATGGAAAGAGAGGTTGCTGAAATGATCGCCCAAGCTGCTGACGGCGATTGTCGACGAGCCCTTAACTATCTTGAGACCGCTGCAATCCTTATCGTAAAACAAGAGAGCGATACCCGGTTGGCTATCACTCGCCAAACCATTCTTGAGGTAGTGCAGGGGCAAACACTTCGTTATGATCGAGCTGGAGAAGAGCACTACAACCTGATTTCAGCCCTGCATAAAAGCCTGCGTGATAGCGATCCAGACGGAGCCTGCTATTGGTTGGGGCGCATGCTTGTCAGTGGCGAAGACCCACTCTATATCGCCCGACGCCTGATTCGTTTTGCCAGCGAGGATGTAGGCGTCAGCGATCCCAGAGCACTCGATGTGGCAATCAGCTGCCGCCGAGCTTATGACATGCTCGGTTCTCCTGAGGGAGAACTAGCCTTATATCAGGCAGCTGTGTATCTTGCCACGGCACCGAAAAGCAATGCCTTGTATTTAACAGAAAAAAAGATTAAAGAAGAAATACGTCGTTCTGGAGCATTGCCAGTTCCTCTCCATATCCGCAATGCCCCCACAGGTTTAATGAAAAAAATTGGGTACGGGAAAGGATACCAGTATGCCCATGACGCTGAAGATGGCCTAGTCGCTCAGGAACATCTGCCAGATAAACTCGCTGGAAAGCGTTTTTATCAGCCCACGGAAAGAGGATTTGAAGCTGTTATCCATGATCGCTTGAGTAAATGGCGAAAAATTCTTCAGCAACGGGCACAGCAACAACGGAAGAAGACAAAAAAGCCGGGATAA
- a CDS encoding adenylate/guanylate cyclase domain-containing protein, translating to MLPDILLIADEPELCQQVTDILHEYDVDWCFEYEALNICIHQPVRVVLVVQDLPGASGIELFDNLRASRPSLLGFLIVDREAAGSLCPAAMDSGFAGLFSPPLDPDHVRERIAKAMESAALREENARLRTLLPLYGLGEHFMSSTSQHDVLESLLNVIGDQTAADSLSVMLYDKEEGVLRIAASRGIPEEMIDQIKIKPGDKIAGRVFQERKPVILNQETQNDSRFADLLKRPEIVSAVSFPMIVRDKILGVLNVSYTDGDIRFADSDIEILGIFSTQAALAVENVHAFESVAQEARLQALLEQYVAPEVAEVLLASDAALTTGLGEVKEATVLFADIRNFTGMVQEIPLAVLRNFLNEFFQLFTETIFEYRGTVDKFMGDAVLAIFGALIELDNPSFTAIETALAIRERFADLKEEWQAKDPFFNTIDLGFAVTRGEMFLGNVGSARRLDYTVIGTEVNIAQRLASKATSSRIYITDKVLEDLERKQPAQKVLVKDMGKMVLKGVQYSVQTYSVLGLEKETK from the coding sequence ATGCTGCCGGATATCCTGTTGATTGCGGATGAGCCTGAACTGTGTCAACAGGTAACTGACATATTGCACGAGTATGATGTCGACTGGTGCTTCGAGTACGAGGCCTTGAACATTTGTATTCATCAACCGGTCAGAGTAGTTCTTGTTGTTCAGGATCTGCCCGGGGCAAGCGGGATAGAGCTGTTTGACAACCTGCGTGCATCTCGGCCCAGTCTGCTCGGTTTTTTGATAGTGGACAGAGAAGCAGCTGGTAGTCTTTGTCCAGCAGCAATGGACAGCGGTTTTGCTGGCCTGTTCTCTCCTCCCCTTGATCCTGATCACGTGCGGGAGAGGATTGCTAAAGCAATGGAGTCCGCTGCCCTGCGGGAAGAAAATGCTCGACTTCGCACCCTGCTCCCTCTCTATGGCTTGGGAGAACATTTCATGTCCTCCACCAGTCAGCATGATGTCCTGGAAAGCCTGCTCAATGTTATCGGTGATCAGACGGCGGCAGACAGCCTGTCGGTCATGTTGTATGACAAGGAGGAAGGCGTTCTGCGCATTGCCGCTTCTCGGGGTATTCCAGAGGAGATGATTGATCAAATCAAGATAAAGCCAGGCGATAAGATTGCAGGTCGGGTTTTTCAGGAGCGCAAGCCGGTCATCCTTAATCAGGAGACACAGAATGACTCAAGATTTGCTGATCTGCTGAAACGACCAGAAATCGTTTCTGCGGTTTCCTTTCCCATGATTGTTCGCGATAAAATTTTGGGTGTTCTTAATGTCAGTTATACAGACGGTGATATCCGATTTGCTGATTCTGATATCGAAATTCTCGGTATCTTCAGTACCCAGGCCGCCTTGGCCGTAGAAAATGTTCATGCCTTTGAATCGGTGGCCCAGGAAGCCAGACTGCAAGCCCTGCTGGAACAATATGTTGCTCCAGAAGTAGCGGAGGTGCTCCTTGCCAGTGATGCCGCTCTCACTACTGGCCTTGGTGAAGTGAAGGAGGCAACAGTCCTTTTTGCGGATATTCGTAATTTTACCGGGATGGTCCAGGAAATTCCTTTGGCTGTTCTGCGCAATTTTCTCAATGAGTTTTTTCAGCTTTTTACCGAAACTATTTTTGAATACCGAGGCACAGTGGACAAGTTCATGGGGGATGCTGTCTTGGCGATTTTCGGGGCACTTATAGAGCTTGATAACCCATCCTTCACTGCTATAGAGACTGCTCTTGCTATCCGGGAACGCTTTGCTGACCTCAAAGAGGAGTGGCAGGCAAAGGATCCTTTTTTCAACACGATTGATTTGGGATTTGCCGTGACTCGAGGGGAAATGTTTCTTGGTAATGTCGGCTCGGCAAGACGCTTGGATTATACCGTTATCGGAACCGAGGTGAATATTGCTCAGCGCTTGGCTTCAAAAGCAACTTCTTCCCGAATATATATAACCGACAAGGTTCTTGAGGATCTGGAGCGAAAACAGCCTGCTCAGAAGGTGCTGGTAAAAGATATGGGCAAGATGGTCTTGAAAGGAGTACAGTATTCTGTCCAAACATACAGTGTGCTGGGATTAGAGAAAGAAACAAAGTAA
- a CDS encoding NAD-dependent succinate-semialdehyde dehydrogenase, translated as MILKNKELLCSRCFIGGNWVSSGNEKSIAVHNPANGELVGSVPYLGREETLLAIKVAEAAWPAWRSKTGHERSRLIRRWYDLIIENQEDLASIMTAEQGKPLAESRGEILYAASFVEWFAEEAKRVYGDTIPMAQPGKRIIVLKQPVGVCAAITPWNFPSAMITRKAAPALAAGCPVVVKPAAQTPLSALALAKLAEEAGIPPGIFNVLTGSAAEIGGALTESSAVRKLSFTGSTEIGKMLMRQCADTVKKISLELGGHAPFIVFDDADLDEAVTNAVASKYRNSGQTCVCANRFIVQEGVYDAFAEKLVQAVQEQLKVGNGFDEGVNQGPLIDLNAIQKVEQQIKDALAKGARLGSGGKRVGETGFFFEPTILLDVTTEMQIAYEETFGPVAPLFSFSTEEEAVALANDTPYGLASYFFSKDIGRCWRVSEALEYGMVGVNTGIMSTESAPFGGIKESGIGREGSKYGIDEYLEQKYLCLGGIEK; from the coding sequence ATGATTTTAAAAAATAAAGAGTTATTATGCAGCCGTTGTTTTATCGGCGGGAATTGGGTATCCTCTGGAAATGAGAAAAGCATTGCCGTGCATAACCCGGCAAACGGTGAACTGGTAGGCTCTGTTCCTTACCTGGGACGTGAAGAAACGCTTCTGGCTATAAAGGTGGCCGAAGCGGCTTGGCCTGCATGGAGAAGCAAAACCGGCCATGAACGTTCTCGTCTCATTCGGCGTTGGTATGATCTGATCATTGAGAACCAGGAAGATTTAGCGAGCATTATGACCGCTGAACAGGGCAAGCCGCTGGCAGAATCGCGGGGAGAGATCCTCTACGCGGCCAGCTTTGTGGAATGGTTTGCCGAGGAAGCGAAACGGGTATACGGTGACACCATTCCCATGGCCCAGCCGGGGAAACGGATCATTGTCTTAAAGCAACCAGTCGGTGTTTGTGCGGCTATCACACCGTGGAATTTTCCTTCCGCTATGATCACTCGCAAAGCAGCCCCAGCCTTGGCTGCGGGCTGTCCAGTGGTGGTAAAACCCGCTGCTCAGACCCCGTTGTCTGCTCTGGCTTTGGCCAAGCTTGCCGAGGAGGCAGGGATACCCCCAGGTATCTTTAACGTCCTGACCGGATCAGCTGCTGAAATCGGCGGGGCATTAACAGAAAGCTCGGCTGTCCGCAAGCTCAGTTTTACCGGTTCCACTGAAATAGGAAAGATGCTGATGCGCCAATGTGCAGATACGGTCAAGAAGATTTCCCTGGAACTGGGCGGTCATGCCCCGTTTATCGTTTTTGACGATGCAGATCTGGATGAAGCCGTCACCAATGCCGTTGCTTCAAAGTATCGAAATTCCGGCCAGACTTGTGTTTGCGCTAACCGTTTTATAGTTCAAGAGGGAGTCTACGATGCCTTTGCGGAAAAGTTGGTTCAGGCCGTACAGGAGCAGCTCAAGGTCGGCAATGGCTTTGATGAAGGGGTGAACCAAGGGCCACTTATCGACCTGAATGCTATACAGAAAGTGGAGCAGCAGATCAAAGATGCCTTGGCGAAAGGAGCCCGCTTAGGATCCGGGGGGAAGAGAGTAGGGGAAACCGGTTTCTTTTTTGAACCGACCATCCTTCTTGATGTGACCACAGAAATGCAGATCGCCTATGAGGAGACCTTTGGCCCGGTGGCCCCGCTCTTTTCCTTTTCCACGGAAGAAGAAGCTGTTGCCCTGGCCAACGATACCCCCTACGGACTGGCCTCGTATTTTTTCAGCAAGGACATCGGTCGATGCTGGCGCGTGTCCGAGGCACTGGAATACGGCATGGTCGGTGTCAATACCGGTATCATGTCAACTGAATCCGCTCCCTTTGGCGGCATTAAGGAGTCGGGTATCGGGCGTGAGGGTTCAAAATACGGTATTGACGAATACCTGGAACAGAAATATCTGTGCCTCGGCGGAATTGAAAAGTAA
- a CDS encoding S4 domain-containing protein codes for MTNRDNQEIAVRLDKWLWAARFFKTRSLSSKAVSGGHVHLNGKRVKPSRIVQGGELLRVKRGTEEYTVCILALSSRRGPAKVAQTLYEETEESQAQREKAREERRLVKAPASRPEGRPDKRDRRKIIKFLRED; via the coding sequence ATGACAAACAGAGACAATCAGGAAATCGCTGTCCGGCTGGATAAATGGTTATGGGCCGCCCGATTTTTCAAGACACGTTCGTTGTCTTCAAAGGCGGTGAGCGGTGGGCATGTTCATCTCAACGGCAAGCGGGTGAAACCTTCCCGGATTGTTCAGGGGGGCGAGCTGTTGCGGGTCAAACGAGGCACTGAGGAATATACCGTGTGCATTTTGGCCTTAAGCAGTCGTCGTGGTCCGGCCAAGGTGGCTCAAACGCTGTATGAAGAAACCGAGGAGTCTCAGGCTCAACGTGAAAAGGCCCGTGAGGAGCGGCGTTTGGTCAAAGCACCTGCCTCCCGGCCTGAAGGGCGACCTGATAAACGGGACCGGCGAAAGATTATAAAATTTCTGCGCGAGGACTGA
- a CDS encoding IMP cyclohydrolase, producing the protein MNKVARALISLTDKSGIEDFAKALTEMGIEILSTGGTAKKMRDNGIPVTDVSEFTGFPEMLDGRVKTLHPLVHGGILNQRENTDHQQQCAEHGIKPIDIVAVNLYAFEKTVADPNCSLGDAIENIDIGGPTLLRASAKNFRDVTVIVDPADYDQVLAEIRETGNTTLKTRFKLAVKVFQLTSAYDTAIADWLVKVDMDSNPYF; encoded by the coding sequence ATGAACAAAGTAGCAAGGGCCTTAATCAGCCTGACTGATAAATCCGGCATTGAAGATTTTGCCAAGGCATTAACCGAGATGGGCATTGAGATTCTGTCCACCGGCGGGACGGCCAAGAAAATGCGGGATAATGGCATTCCTGTGACCGACGTGTCGGAATTCACCGGTTTTCCGGAAATGTTGGATGGACGGGTGAAAACCCTACATCCCCTGGTTCACGGCGGTATTCTCAATCAGCGGGAAAATACTGATCATCAGCAGCAATGCGCAGAGCACGGTATCAAGCCTATTGATATTGTGGCGGTAAATTTGTATGCCTTTGAAAAAACCGTGGCTGATCCGAACTGTAGCCTTGGTGATGCTATTGAAAATATCGATATCGGCGGACCGACTCTACTGCGGGCGTCAGCCAAGAATTTTCGGGATGTGACCGTGATCGTTGATCCTGCTGATTATGATCAGGTCCTCGCAGAAATTCGCGAGACCGGCAACACAACCCTGAAAACCAGATTCAAGCTCGCTGTTAAGGTCTTTCAGCTGACCTCGGCGTATGACACTGCTATTGCCGATTGGCTGGTCAAAGTGGATATGGACAGTAATCCTTATTTTTAA
- a CDS encoding phosphoribosylglycinamide formyltransferase translates to MQKIAVLLSGSGRTLDNFHECIQAGTMKAEIQVVISNISDALGLEKAKKYGYPAFHAADNLAINTMLAEYDIDLITLAGYLKLYEPPEHLKQRVVNIHPSLIPSFCGPGFYGHYVHEAVKARGCTVSGCTVHFANEIYDEGPIILQKCVFLDPSDTPDDIADKVFAKECEAFPEAINVVDEKGATSFWNRG, encoded by the coding sequence ATGCAGAAGATAGCAGTGCTGCTGTCCGGATCAGGCAGGACCTTGGATAATTTTCATGAATGTATTCAGGCAGGCACGATGAAGGCGGAGATTCAGGTGGTTATCTCCAATATAAGTGATGCCTTGGGGCTGGAAAAGGCAAAAAAGTATGGATACCCAGCCTTTCACGCCGCCGATAATTTAGCCATCAATACCATGCTGGCAGAGTATGATATTGACCTTATAACCCTTGCCGGTTACCTTAAATTGTATGAACCGCCGGAACACCTTAAACAACGGGTTGTTAATATCCATCCGTCCTTGATCCCTTCCTTCTGCGGTCCAGGTTTTTACGGCCATTATGTCCATGAAGCTGTCAAAGCCAGAGGCTGTACTGTCAGCGGCTGTACTGTCCATTTTGCCAACGAAATTTATGATGAAGGGCCTATTATCCTGCAAAAATGTGTTTTTTTAGATCCTTCAGATACACCTGATGATATTGCAGACAAAGTGTTTGCCAAAGAGTGTGAGGCCTTTCCAGAAGCCATTAATGTGGTGGATGAAAAGGGTGCCACTTCCTTCTGGAACAGAGGTTGA
- the pyrR gene encoding bifunctional pyr operon transcriptional regulator/uracil phosphoribosyltransferase PyrR — protein MSARIVMNSAAIERSIERLAMEILERNQGVENLAIVGIHTGGVFMAARLYEKITAHEDNEVPTASLDITLYRDDWSLISQNPIVRKTNIDFTVEDKDVVLVDDVIFTGRTIRAAMDAIMDYGRPRSIQLAVLVDRQGRELPIQPDYTGVCIRADESERVDVLLSEERKGDEVVIDKK, from the coding sequence ATGTCCGCCCGAATTGTTATGAACAGTGCCGCTATAGAGCGGAGCATTGAACGATTGGCTATGGAGATCCTTGAGCGAAATCAAGGGGTCGAAAATTTGGCTATTGTCGGAATCCACACGGGCGGAGTCTTTATGGCGGCTCGGCTTTATGAAAAAATTACTGCTCACGAGGATAACGAGGTACCAACCGCCAGTCTGGACATTACCTTATACAGGGATGACTGGAGTTTGATCTCGCAAAATCCCATTGTCCGTAAAACCAATATCGACTTCACTGTCGAGGATAAAGATGTTGTGTTGGTGGATGATGTCATCTTTACCGGACGTACTATCCGGGCCGCTATGGATGCGATTATGGATTACGGGCGACCCCGTTCCATACAGCTGGCTGTCTTGGTTGACCGTCAGGGGCGTGAACTTCCTATTCAACCGGATTATACAGGAGTCTGTATTCGAGCTGATGAGTCAGAGCGGGTTGATGTCTTGCTGTCTGAGGAGAGAAAGGGAGATGAAGTGGTTATTGATAAAAAATAA
- a CDS encoding HAMP domain-containing sensor histidine kinase, translating into MPHCSDLRKICQRIREKSTNYDRYNFTSEFNDFLKAFFDLAQEYDSLEDFYRICVAVPLEMTGLDSALYLLDEETRELYLACDSIQGICPQKTVAPENVTLSIQPYECDNSYIVPVYSKMPSGGGEIFKETEQEERAHRCSNKAYNKNRILGVFSVFPLEKLSADDRFFLSKYTNRIGYNLHNRLIALQNIDHLKFINTLVMDIEHNVIVPNMYFRHLFNKLRKKINELEGIRDEIRKTTESDIASYQCESYLNRCDRLGDDLLFYHSEIVKHHSNISLFLESLFRREHFESGHLVLHPKRCFVEKEIILPQLENYASRLRAANITVDRPNNMLDEEFELIVDIGLLSQVYANLFSNATKYTGEVVTREGAKRKAIAYGREVINDFPECGEQGVKFNVFSTGPYLDPDEAPLIFQEGVRGKGSKGIYGTGHGLAFIQHVVELHGGIVGYEKTSEGNNFFFILPVSYVK; encoded by the coding sequence ATGCCGCATTGTTCAGATCTTCGAAAAATTTGTCAGCGGATACGCGAAAAGTCAACGAATTATGATCGATATAATTTTACTTCCGAGTTCAATGATTTTTTAAAGGCTTTTTTTGATCTGGCCCAGGAGTACGACTCTCTCGAAGATTTTTATCGAATCTGTGTTGCTGTCCCTCTGGAGATGACCGGCCTTGACAGTGCTCTGTATCTTCTGGATGAAGAAACAAGGGAACTCTATCTGGCTTGTGATAGTATCCAGGGGATTTGCCCCCAAAAAACAGTGGCTCCAGAGAATGTTACCTTGAGTATTCAGCCATACGAGTGTGACAATTCTTATATTGTTCCTGTTTATAGTAAGATGCCCAGTGGTGGAGGAGAGATCTTCAAAGAAACAGAACAGGAAGAAAGGGCGCACCGCTGCTCCAATAAAGCATACAACAAAAATCGAATCCTGGGGGTGTTCAGTGTTTTCCCTTTAGAGAAGCTCTCCGCAGATGATCGTTTTTTTCTGAGTAAGTATACAAACCGGATCGGCTATAACCTGCATAATCGGCTTATTGCTCTGCAAAATATTGATCACCTAAAATTCATCAATACCTTGGTGATGGATATTGAGCATAATGTGATTGTGCCAAATATGTATTTTCGGCATCTTTTCAATAAACTTCGCAAGAAAATAAACGAGTTAGAAGGGATACGAGATGAGATACGCAAAACCACCGAATCGGATATTGCCTCCTACCAATGCGAAAGCTATTTGAACCGTTGTGATCGGTTGGGTGATGATTTGCTTTTCTATCATTCTGAAATAGTTAAGCATCATTCCAATATCAGCCTTTTTTTAGAAAGCCTTTTTCGTCGCGAACATTTTGAGAGTGGGCACTTAGTGCTTCATCCTAAGCGATGTTTTGTGGAAAAGGAAATTATCCTGCCTCAACTGGAGAACTACGCCAGTCGGTTACGTGCGGCAAATATCACTGTGGATCGCCCGAATAATATGCTGGATGAAGAATTTGAGCTTATTGTCGATATTGGCCTTCTTTCACAGGTCTACGCAAATCTTTTTTCTAATGCGACCAAGTATACGGGGGAAGTCGTCACGAGGGAGGGAGCAAAACGCAAAGCCATCGCCTACGGACGCGAGGTTATTAATGACTTCCCTGAATGTGGAGAGCAAGGTGTCAAGTTCAATGTGTTCAGCACAGGGCCTTATCTTGATCCAGACGAAGCACCGCTCATTTTTCAGGAGGGGGTACGGGGGAAAGGCAGCAAGGGGATCTACGGTACCGGTCATGGACTTGCCTTTATCCAGCATGTTGTTGAGCTTCATGGGGGGATTGTCGGGTATGAAAAGACCTCGGAGGGTAATAATTTTTTCTTCATCCTCCCTGTATCATATGTAAAATGA
- a CDS encoding DUF721 domain-containing protein produces MVEKTRRKLISLSDGLSDVYGHQQWGNQWHLFKLVQHWPRLVGDAFAEHSMPAYFRRNELWIYAHNSLWMQQMHFSKIDIIDKINVFLHSALTVGDIRWALQPAELLSVPEEKYVPPPLEVDPDAEREFRSMAENVENPEAREALCRLWKRMESIKKKK; encoded by the coding sequence ATGGTTGAAAAAACGAGAAGAAAACTTATTTCACTGTCTGATGGCTTGTCTGATGTCTACGGACACCAGCAATGGGGGAATCAGTGGCATCTTTTCAAGCTGGTTCAGCACTGGCCACGGCTGGTCGGTGATGCCTTTGCCGAGCATAGTATGCCCGCCTATTTTCGGCGAAACGAGCTTTGGATTTATGCGCATAATTCTCTCTGGATGCAGCAGATGCATTTCAGCAAAATAGACATTATCGACAAGATAAATGTCTTTTTGCACAGTGCGCTCACGGTGGGAGATATCCGCTGGGCGTTGCAGCCCGCAGAGCTGCTTTCTGTGCCGGAAGAAAAATACGTGCCTCCGCCGCTTGAGGTTGATCCTGATGCGGAACGGGAATTCCGGTCAATGGCGGAAAATGTTGAGAACCCCGAGGCTCGGGAGGCCTTGTGTCGGCTTTGGAAGCGGATGGAGAGTATTAAGAAGAAAAAGTAG
- a CDS encoding ATP-binding protein: MKIKKIIIENFRGYKKRTVIDLNNFIVFVGKNDAGKSTILEALDIFFGNSNPDSGDACVSGDATKVRIGCVFTDFPSELVIDSSNSTSLEKEYLLNIDGDLEIHKIYNCTSPRPKCNSAVAIANHPLEPSCFKLLEQSINNLRNIAKKSKIDLSNIDQTRKADLRQAIRESVDNLELSISEVSLLKKVDGQTILDNLEKHFPIYALFKSDRPSTDQDAEAQDPMKMAVKSAIKEQEEKLVELTEIIKKQVQKVAEKTVEKVQEFSEDLANTLTPKVVNKNWDTLFSVSLTGDDEIPVNKRGSGVRRLILLSFFRAQAEQEAVEAQANGIIYAIEEPETSQHPKNQKLLLDALLDLVENQGCQIMLTTHTPVLIRNLREENLRFIKQNEEGPYIEPCDETNSSEIVESLGVLPDHSVKVFFGVEGRNDINFLKTISKNLSKEDLSIPDLAKAEDEGRLVFIPLGGSSLDLWVSRINGLNRPQFYLMDRDNEPPKDAKYQSQFDSFKNEGHNAWITKRLELENYIHPDLIKADYTNYSGGGRHFENVPRLFAQAIHENSGSTKSWQEVILDKEKLKKKESKAKKKLNSIYASKMTKELLDTHDPDGELISWLQDIGAAL; the protein is encoded by the coding sequence TTGAAGATTAAAAAGATAATAATTGAAAATTTTAGAGGCTACAAGAAACGAACTGTAATAGATCTTAATAATTTTATAGTATTTGTAGGTAAGAATGATGCTGGCAAATCAACCATATTGGAAGCTCTCGACATTTTTTTCGGTAACAGCAACCCTGACTCGGGAGATGCTTGCGTTTCAGGAGATGCCACGAAGGTCAGAATAGGTTGCGTCTTCACTGATTTTCCTTCAGAACTTGTAATTGACTCTTCAAATTCGACTTCTCTTGAAAAAGAGTACCTTTTAAATATTGATGGCGACCTTGAAATACATAAAATATACAATTGCACGTCTCCAAGACCTAAATGTAATAGTGCCGTTGCTATTGCAAATCATCCTTTAGAACCATCTTGTTTTAAATTACTTGAGCAATCTATTAATAACCTCAGAAATATTGCTAAAAAATCTAAGATAGATCTATCGAATATCGACCAAACAAGAAAAGCAGATTTGAGACAAGCTATCAGAGAATCAGTTGATAATCTTGAATTGTCCATTTCCGAAGTCTCATTGCTTAAAAAGGTTGATGGACAAACGATTCTTGATAATTTGGAAAAGCATTTTCCTATTTATGCTCTTTTCAAATCAGATCGTCCGAGTACCGACCAAGATGCTGAAGCGCAAGATCCTATGAAGATGGCGGTAAAATCTGCTATTAAGGAGCAAGAAGAAAAACTTGTAGAATTGACCGAAATAATAAAAAAGCAAGTTCAGAAAGTTGCAGAAAAAACTGTGGAGAAAGTACAAGAATTTTCAGAAGATTTGGCGAATACTCTTACCCCAAAGGTTGTTAATAAAAACTGGGATACGCTTTTTTCTGTAAGCTTAACAGGAGATGATGAAATTCCGGTAAACAAACGAGGTAGTGGTGTTCGCAGATTAATTTTACTAAGTTTTTTTCGGGCACAGGCCGAGCAAGAGGCTGTTGAAGCACAGGCAAATGGGATAATTTATGCCATTGAAGAACCTGAAACAAGTCAGCATCCTAAAAATCAAAAACTGTTACTTGATGCACTTCTTGATCTTGTTGAAAATCAAGGTTGCCAAATAATGCTCACCACACACACTCCTGTGCTAATTAGAAATCTCAGAGAAGAAAATTTGCGATTTATCAAACAAAATGAGGAAGGGCCTTATATTGAACCTTGTGATGAAACCAATTCTTCTGAAATTGTAGAAAGTTTAGGTGTATTGCCAGACCATTCCGTTAAAGTTTTTTTTGGGGTTGAAGGCAGAAATGATATTAATTTTTTGAAAACTATTTCAAAAAATTTAAGCAAGGAAGACTTGTCAATACCAGATCTCGCAAAAGCTGAAGATGAGGGACGCTTAGTTTTTATTCCCTTAGGGGGCAGCAGTTTAGATCTTTGGGTGTCTCGAATTAACGGCCTCAATCGACCTCAATTTTATCTTATGGATAGAGACAATGAGCCTCCAAAAGACGCAAAGTATCAGTCTCAATTTGATTCATTTAAAAATGAAGGGCATAATGCTTGGATAACAAAGAGACTTGAGCTTGAAAATTACATACATCCAGATTTAATCAAAGCTGATTACACAAACTACAGTGGGGGCGGAAGGCACTTTGAAAATGTGCCTCGTTTGTTCGCTCAAGCCATTCATGAAAATAGCGGAAGTACAAAAAGTTGGCAAGAGGTTATCCTTGATAAGGAAAAATTAAAAAAGAAAGAGAGCAAAGCCAAAAAGAAATTGAATTCTATTTATGCTTCTAAAATGACAAAAGAATTATTAGATACTCATGATCCAGATGGGGAGCTTATAAGTTGGTTGCAAGATATAGGTGCTGCCTTGTGA
- a CDS encoding addiction module protein, which produces MEFNIKKMSTEEKMRAMEMLWDDFCAKQPDFNSPDWHETILKEREKQFKEGKDKLIDWEQAKREIQELSL; this is translated from the coding sequence ATGGAATTTAATATAAAAAAAATGTCAACAGAAGAAAAGATGCGAGCAATGGAAATGCTATGGGACGACTTTTGCGCCAAACAACCTGATTTCAACTCGCCTGATTGGCATGAAACAATTTTAAAGGAAAGGGAAAAACAATTTAAAGAAGGAAAAGACAAGCTGATTGATTGGGAGCAGGCAAAAAGAGAAATCCAAGAGCTGTCCTTGTGA